The following coding sequences are from one Halobacteriovorax sp. JY17 window:
- a CDS encoding Kazal-type serine protease inhibitor family protein, translating into MKIITLISTLILITSCAQSQTEVSARKVKKEEINTCVCMEIYSPVCGRDGKTYGNACEARCQKVRFTPGECR; encoded by the coding sequence ATGAAAATCATCACACTCATCTCCACTTTAATTCTTATAACTTCCTGTGCTCAATCGCAGACTGAAGTCAGTGCAAGAAAAGTTAAAAAAGAAGAAATCAACACCTGTGTCTGCATGGAGATCTACAGCCCAGTATGCGGAAGAGATGGGAAAACCTATGGGAACGCCTGTGAAGCTAGGTGCCAAAAAGTAAGATTCACTCCCGGAGAATGTAGATAG
- a CDS encoding FAD-dependent oxidoreductase: protein MTEDNQKFDIIILGNGICAQSILFEIGKSEEFDLDTLKIAHVFNDEFCSPCSVNSTSVVSLSGTSKGISPLGDLIVDSFNYTLQLAKGELQSEFHLSKQYYIYEEGKDKDQFIKRYKTLEEVSLFDKSFLGSVDECFVVDNEALLQKLEQSNLKLKITKFNKTIIDISVDGTISLLDGSKVRGKKVVSALGAYSNHFLKNFKHTHLDHSKLVPGDYLLFKDVDLGSESFVITKGHYNLVYRAFSKTTLIGGTTLKDEWCAIDYVELRPLYNYFKELISVLPDFHEGEIRTGLRHKGKKRLPFLGEVAPSIYSFHGVYKNGFTFSFYMANNFVRNFNV from the coding sequence ATGACAGAAGATAATCAAAAATTTGATATAATAATTTTAGGTAATGGAATATGTGCTCAATCTATCTTATTTGAAATAGGTAAAAGTGAGGAATTTGATCTTGACACTTTAAAAATCGCTCATGTTTTCAATGATGAATTCTGTTCTCCTTGCAGCGTAAATTCAACGAGTGTGGTCAGTCTTTCTGGGACAAGTAAGGGGATTAGTCCATTGGGTGACTTGATTGTAGATTCATTTAATTACACTCTACAATTAGCCAAGGGCGAATTGCAAAGCGAATTCCACCTTTCAAAGCAGTATTATATTTATGAAGAAGGGAAGGATAAAGACCAATTTATTAAAAGGTATAAAACTTTAGAAGAAGTGAGTTTATTTGATAAATCTTTCTTGGGGTCAGTTGATGAGTGTTTTGTTGTTGATAATGAAGCTCTACTTCAAAAACTTGAGCAAAGTAATTTAAAACTTAAAATAACAAAGTTTAATAAAACGATAATTGACATTAGTGTAGATGGAACTATTTCTCTGCTTGATGGAAGTAAAGTTCGAGGAAAGAAGGTAGTGAGTGCTCTAGGGGCTTATTCAAATCACTTTCTAAAGAATTTTAAGCATACGCATCTTGATCACTCTAAACTTGTTCCAGGGGATTATCTTCTCTTTAAAGATGTTGATCTAGGAAGTGAGTCTTTTGTAATAACTAAAGGACATTATAATTTAGTTTACCGAGCATTCTCAAAGACTACTCTCATTGGAGGAACGACTTTAAAGGATGAGTGGTGCGCCATTGATTATGTTGAACTTAGACCTCTCTATAATTACTTTAAAGAGCTTATATCTGTTTTACCTGATTTTCATGAAGGTGAGATTCGTACAGGGCTAAGGCATAAAGGAAAGAAGAGGTTGCCATTCCTAGGAGAAGTGGCGCCTTCTATTTATTCATTTCATGGTGTCTATAAGAATGGATTTACGTTTTCTTTTTATATGGCAAATAACTTTGTAAGAAACTTTAACGTTTAG